Proteins encoded within one genomic window of Williamwhitmania sp.:
- a CDS encoding redoxin domain-containing protein, producing the protein KEFEALNAELMGLSIDSIHAHLGWVNNVREKTGVYFDFPIIADLDMKVSKLYGMLQPNESETAAVRAVFFIDPSKKIRLIMYYPLNVGRNMNEILRVLKAMQVADKFKVALPLDWTPGDKVIVPPPKTLDELTARNADNSLEKVDFYLAKKDLKV; encoded by the coding sequence AGAAAGAGTTTGAGGCACTTAACGCTGAGCTCATGGGTTTGAGTATTGACAGCATTCATGCTCACCTTGGATGGGTCAACAATGTTCGGGAGAAGACAGGTGTCTACTTCGACTTCCCCATTATTGCTGACCTCGACATGAAGGTTTCAAAACTTTACGGAATGCTGCAGCCAAACGAGAGCGAAACGGCTGCCGTAAGAGCAGTGTTCTTCATCGATCCTTCAAAGAAGATTCGTTTGATTATGTATTACCCGCTCAACGTTGGCCGGAACATGAACGAAATTCTTAGGGTGCTAAAGGCAATGCAGGTGGCCGACAAGTTTAAGGTTGCCCTTCCACTTGACTGGACTCCTGGTGACAAGGTGATAGTTCCACCGCCGAAGACCCTGGATGAGCTAACCGCTAGGAATGCCGACAATTCGCTTGAAAAGGTAGATTTTTATCTAGCCAAAAAGGACTTGAAGGTTTAA
- a CDS encoding DUF3108 domain-containing protein, protein MERRIWLRLFCLLWAVGLTFSAAAQVDSLNPAFQVGETLRYKISFGFLDVGTADMRVYLANNGDDPVYFVKAEAHTDALANKLFTIYDVYESYIDISTGLPVKSIRDISENNYRYYNEVTFMRNTKQVFSSRSGVHSVPDSILDILSAFYYARRFALNKLVVDQKVGFNTYFADEVFKFEMVYKGIEMVKTAFGWIECQKFVPIVQLGRLFRKKDAVVFYITNDANRLPVKIQMRMFFSSVEVNLEEFYGLSNSMSVYKNKKRKDSKKNMPEQLSGSDKKPE, encoded by the coding sequence GTGGAACGGAGGATTTGGTTAAGGTTATTTTGCCTTTTGTGGGCTGTTGGGTTGACCTTTAGCGCAGCTGCTCAAGTTGATTCATTGAATCCTGCCTTTCAGGTTGGGGAAACCCTTCGCTATAAAATATCGTTTGGCTTTCTCGATGTTGGCACCGCTGACATGCGAGTTTACTTAGCTAACAATGGGGATGATCCTGTTTACTTTGTGAAGGCGGAGGCTCACACCGATGCCTTAGCCAACAAGCTGTTTACCATTTACGATGTGTATGAAAGTTATATCGATATTTCTACCGGATTGCCAGTAAAATCCATTCGTGATATTTCGGAAAACAACTATAGGTATTACAACGAGGTTACATTTATGCGAAATACCAAGCAGGTATTTAGCTCTAGGAGTGGCGTGCATTCGGTTCCCGACTCCATTCTCGACATTCTTTCTGCATTCTATTACGCTCGACGTTTTGCGCTAAACAAGCTCGTTGTTGATCAGAAGGTTGGGTTTAACACCTACTTTGCCGACGAGGTATTCAAGTTTGAGATGGTATACAAAGGTATAGAGATGGTGAAGACCGCCTTTGGCTGGATTGAGTGCCAGAAGTTTGTCCCCATTGTTCAGCTAGGCAGGTTGTTTCGCAAGAAGGATGCCGTTGTGTTTTACATTACCAACGATGCTAACCGGTTGCCTGTAAAGATCCAGATGCGGATGTTTTTTAGCAGCGTGGAGGTGAATTTGGAGGAGTTTTATGGTTTGAGTAACTCCATGTCCGTTTACAAAAACAAGAAACGAAAGGATAGCAAAAAAAATATGCCGGAACAACTTAGTGGCTCAGATAAAAAGCCGGAATAA